Proteins encoded in a region of the Vibrio sp. CB1-14 genome:
- a CDS encoding CatB-related O-acetyltransferase → MKNKHWTQFELLHQTVKNQNIHIKGSHSYYSDAYDDGFEASVVRYLHGDEHTKDRDPRWPIDQLYIGDYVCIGAEAVILMGGNHTHRSDWFSLYPFMESIDEAYQSKGDTYIGDGAWIGMRAMLMPGVTLGEGAIVAANSIVTKDAPPYAIVGGNPAAIIKYRFDETTIHRLIALKIYDWSPEKFDALKPLICASNIDALEAASRDFKA, encoded by the coding sequence ATGAAGAATAAACACTGGACACAATTTGAACTTCTCCATCAAACCGTCAAAAACCAGAACATTCATATAAAAGGGTCACATAGCTATTACAGTGATGCTTACGATGATGGTTTTGAAGCATCAGTCGTGCGCTATTTACATGGTGATGAACACACCAAAGACCGCGATCCGCGTTGGCCTATCGACCAGTTATATATTGGAGACTATGTCTGTATCGGTGCGGAAGCCGTCATTCTGATGGGTGGCAATCATACCCATCGCAGCGATTGGTTTTCGCTCTACCCTTTTATGGAATCTATTGATGAGGCCTACCAATCAAAAGGCGATACTTACATTGGAGATGGCGCATGGATAGGTATGAGAGCAATGCTGATGCCGGGAGTGACATTGGGAGAAGGCGCCATCGTCGCGGCAAATAGTATCGTAACCAAAGATGCCCCACCCTATGCGATTGTTGGTGGAAACCCAGCCGCCATTATAAAATATCGGTTCGATGAAACGACAATTCACAGGCTTATAGCGCTCAAGATATACGATTGGAGTCCCGAGAAGTTTGATGCGTTAAAACCATTGATTTGCGCATCCAACATAGACGCACTAGAAGCGGCGAGTCGCGATTTCAAAGCATAA
- a CDS encoding methyl-accepting chemotaxis protein produces MNLSLRQKLIAATLSAVIIMALALTILSANQLSSQTNAAITARANNVSFAAVEGIKNWIDIRKDIASAFNGFADQEDNVPYLQQARIAGGFDDIFFGTPEGDMYRSHPERNRADYDPRTRPWYQDAKAANKQIITEAYQDAITNALLVTIAEPVRTHGKMAGIVGADVLIDQLVDDVISLNVGDNASAMLIDLTNGTFLAHPKRSLLLKPVTALGQNFTTRTIEQKVADRSILELTLGGSEKLMLFSQVPGTNWVFAIELDKATELAGHKTALTQLVVTSLIILVFVALIASWLMSFLVNDLARVSKALKEIASGEGDLTQRLEPRSKDEVGQLARNFNTFVSYMHETIMHLKDVSIALSEQAKDTATHARVRSQRIQTQQDEINMVATAINEMAAATQEIANNADMTASNSSEAVGASTHGAGQVSQTQNSIQNLAAEVDVATSVIQELEVHGNSINTILSTIQDIAEQTNLLALNAAIEAARAGEQGRGFAVVADEVRVLSQRTHASTQEIQSTIETLQGTTAKAVGIMGDSKALAVTSVDDANSAAASLTQIHAAVEQISDMAAQIATAAEEQASVTSEITRNTQGIRDVSDELAEEAQEAAQQAVELSDLSQKLESEIGRFKI; encoded by the coding sequence ATGAACCTATCATTAAGACAAAAGCTCATTGCCGCTACGTTGAGCGCAGTGATCATTATGGCTTTGGCTTTGACCATCCTTTCTGCCAATCAACTCTCTTCTCAAACCAATGCCGCGATCACTGCGCGTGCAAATAATGTATCGTTTGCCGCCGTTGAAGGTATCAAAAATTGGATTGATATTCGTAAAGACATCGCTAGCGCGTTTAATGGTTTTGCTGACCAAGAGGACAACGTACCTTACTTGCAACAAGCGCGTATTGCTGGTGGATTCGATGACATTTTCTTTGGTACGCCTGAAGGTGACATGTATCGCTCTCATCCAGAGCGCAACCGTGCAGATTACGATCCAAGAACCCGCCCTTGGTATCAAGACGCAAAAGCCGCCAACAAACAGATTATTACAGAGGCGTATCAAGATGCGATTACCAATGCGTTACTAGTCACGATTGCTGAACCTGTACGTACACATGGCAAAATGGCTGGCATTGTGGGCGCTGACGTGCTGATTGATCAGCTAGTCGATGATGTGATCAGCCTAAACGTGGGTGACAATGCCAGTGCTATGCTGATTGACCTGACTAACGGCACGTTTCTCGCGCACCCAAAAAGGTCACTGCTGCTGAAACCGGTCACGGCGCTAGGCCAAAACTTTACGACTCGTACTATTGAGCAGAAAGTCGCGGACCGCTCAATCTTGGAACTAACCCTAGGTGGCTCTGAGAAGCTTATGTTGTTCTCGCAAGTTCCAGGTACCAATTGGGTATTTGCTATTGAATTAGACAAGGCTACAGAGCTTGCAGGACATAAGACGGCATTGACGCAACTTGTTGTCACTTCATTGATTATTTTGGTGTTTGTCGCGCTTATTGCTTCATGGCTAATGAGTTTCTTGGTAAACGATCTGGCTCGCGTATCGAAGGCGCTCAAGGAAATTGCGTCTGGTGAAGGTGACCTAACTCAGCGATTGGAGCCGAGAAGCAAAGATGAAGTGGGTCAGCTAGCGCGTAACTTCAATACCTTCGTCAGCTATATGCACGAGACTATTATGCACTTGAAAGATGTCTCAATCGCATTGTCTGAACAAGCTAAAGACACGGCAACGCATGCTCGTGTTCGAAGTCAGCGTATTCAAACTCAGCAAGATGAAATTAACATGGTGGCGACCGCAATCAATGAGATGGCCGCCGCGACACAAGAGATTGCGAACAACGCAGACATGACTGCGTCGAACTCGTCTGAGGCGGTAGGAGCAAGCACTCATGGTGCGGGTCAGGTGTCGCAAACTCAAAACTCTATTCAGAACTTGGCTGCTGAAGTCGATGTCGCTACATCCGTTATCCAAGAGCTTGAAGTTCATGGTAATAGCATCAATACCATTCTTTCGACGATTCAGGATATTGCTGAGCAAACTAACTTGTTAGCACTGAATGCTGCGATTGAGGCTGCTCGCGCAGGAGAGCAAGGCCGCGGGTTTGCGGTTGTGGCAGATGAAGTTCGTGTGCTGAGTCAGCGCACTCATGCTTCTACCCAAGAGATCCAAAGCACGATTGAGACCTTACAAGGCACAACAGCGAAGGCTGTTGGTATTATGGGCGACAGCAAAGCGTTGGCAGTAACCAGTGTTGATGATGCCAATAGCGCAGCAGCAAGTTTGACGCAGATCCACGCCGCAGTTGAGCAAATTAGTGATATGGCTGCGCAAATAGCTACCGCTGCCGAAGAGCAAGCTTCGGTTACGTCTGAAATTACCCGCAATACGCAAGGCATTCGCGACGTCTCTGATGAGCTGGCAGAAGAAGCGCAAGAAGCGGCTCAGCAAGCGGTTGAACTCTCAGACTTGTCGCAGAAGCTAGAAAGTGAGATTGGTCGATTCAAGATCTAA
- a CDS encoding DNA-3-methyladenine glycosylase I, with amino-acid sequence MANRCPWLDETKQYYVEYHDQEWGVPVLDDRTLFEFLVLESAQAGLSWYTILKRRDGYRRAFANFDVEKVAAFTEEDGLRLQQDTGIIRNKLKISSTITNAQYFIEIQKEFGSFSDYLWSFTDHKVLVSSYKELEDYPATSKVSDALSKDLKKRGFKFVGSTIIYAFLQAAGLINDHSLDCYRRQEVIDSYQASGLEYELV; translated from the coding sequence ATGGCTAATCGCTGCCCTTGGTTGGATGAAACTAAACAATACTATGTGGAATATCATGATCAAGAGTGGGGCGTGCCCGTTCTTGATGATAGAACCTTGTTTGAGTTTCTGGTGTTAGAGTCTGCTCAGGCAGGATTAAGCTGGTACACCATTCTCAAAAGGCGTGACGGGTACCGACGTGCGTTTGCCAATTTTGATGTAGAGAAAGTGGCGGCCTTTACCGAAGAGGATGGGCTGCGCTTACAGCAAGATACCGGCATCATTCGTAACAAGCTAAAAATCAGCTCGACGATTACCAACGCTCAATACTTTATAGAGATTCAAAAAGAGTTTGGTAGCTTTAGCGACTATCTGTGGTCGTTTACCGATCACAAGGTATTAGTCAGCAGTTATAAGGAACTTGAGGACTATCCTGCGACCTCGAAGGTATCGGACGCGCTCAGTAAAGACCTTAAAAAGCGTGGCTTTAAATTTGTTGGCTCTACTATCATCTATGCGTTTCTCCAAGCCGCAGGGCTTATCAATGACCACAGCCTCGACTGCTATCGACGCCAAGAGGTCATCGATAGCTACCAAGCGTCAGGTTTAGAATACGAGTTAGTTTGA